The following nucleotide sequence is from Candidatus Bipolaricaulota bacterium.
CGCAAATTAAAAATCTGTCTCGCTTCATCATTCATTATCAAATCCAAATAACGCTGCCTGTATCTGGTTTCAACATCTTTTAAACCATGCCACTTCTCGGGCAGAGGCCTCAAAGCTTTGCCCAAAAATTCATATTTTTTAACCAAAACCGAAATTTCTCCTTTTTGGGTGGTAAAAATCTCTCCATTAACTCCCAAAAAGTCCCCAATGTCAAAATTCTTAACAAAAACCTTGTACGCTTCCTTGCCGACCTCATCTTGTTTCAAAACAATCTGCATTTTACCGGAAGCGTCCAATAAGTGGCAAAAAGTCAATTTGCCCATGTCGCGCAAAAGCATGATTCTGCCCGCGACGCTGACTTTTTTGCCTTCAAACAATTTTTTCGCCTGAGCCAAGGTCTGCTTTTTTTCAAATTTCTCAGGATATGGCTCAATACCGGCCGCTCTGATTTTTTCAAGATTTTGCAATCTCGCTTCTTGCTCTTTGGTTATTTTTTGGTCCATATTCAAATATTACTATTACGAATAATTAAATGTATTAGGATTTAGCTTGGTTTTCAGCATTTGATTTTAAGTTTTACTGCAAATAGTTGCGAATATCTAATATCTAAATCCAAAAGGACTATTAATGTCTATATTTTACCGCATTCGATTACCTTTGGCAAATTCAAAAACCGGACAAAAGCCCGGCTTGAAGCGCCAACGAGCCAAGACGTCTGGCTCTCTATCTTATCTCTATAATCTCATACGAGATCACCCCGGCAGGGACTTCTACTTCCACCACTTGCCCTTTTCTCTTGCCTAAAAACGCGCTGCCCAAAGGAGATTCATTGGAAATAAAACCGGCCGAAGGATTGGCCTCATTATATCCCACTATTTTGTAAGTTTGTTCGCCGAATTTGGATTTAACCACCACTTCGGATCCTACCCCTACTTCTTCCTTGCTGCCGCTGGCTTCGGACACCACCGCGCTTTTCAACAAACCTTCAAGCTCCTTTATTCTAGCTTCAACCATGCCTTGTTCGTCTTTGGCCTCATGATATTCCGCGTTTTCAGACAAATCGCCCAGTTCCTTGGCTTTTTCTATTTTTTCGCTAATTTCTCTTCTTTTTTTATTCTTTAAATAATCAAGCTCTTTTTTAATCTTTTCCAAACCATCTGGAGTTAATACTGGAACCATAAAATATTTTTTTAATTATATTGATAAATACTACAATTTTTTAATTATCGCGTCAAGAAGCTATCCACATGAATGATTGTTATGAATTACAATCATCTAGTAGGCCGATGAATATATGTTACAAATTACATTCATCCATGGCTTTAAGCCTGAGAATCTTGTAATACGTAACAAATTACCTAAAAACTAAATGGACGCTTGTAATTCGTAACACTTTACCCATTACCCTTTACTAATTACAACTTCTTATATTCAGCAAAATACCATTTCAAAAAATCGTAGGCCACGGGAGCGGCGGTGACGCTGCCTTCTTCTCCCTCTTCAATTAAAACGGTAACCGCTATCTCCGCGTCTTCATACGGAGCGAAAGCCGTAAACCAGGCATGCGCGTCCTTATCAGTTCCCCACTGAGCGGTCCCCGTCTTGGCCGCGGAAGTGACCGGCAAGCCGGATAGAATCTTGGCGCTGCCAAAGGTCACCGCCTGCCTCATGCCTTGCCTGACGATATTGAGATTGTATGGCGATATGAAATTCTCCCTTTCCACTTCATAATTGACGTTCTTCACTTCTCCCGTATCAACGGAAATAAATTTATTCACCAAATGAGGTTTGATAAACTTGCCCTTATTCGCCATGATCGCGGTCATATTGGCTATTTGCAAAGGAGTAACCAGAAAATCTCCTTGCCCGATGGCCAAATGATAAGTGTCGCCGATGTACCACTGCTCGCCCTTTACTTCGAATTTCCATTCCGGGGTTGGCAGAAATCCTTGATTTTCTCCGGCCAAATCAATTCCGGTCGCCTGACCGAAGCCAAACAAGGCCGCGTAATAATTTATTTTCTTTACGCCAAGTCCTTCAAAATTGTTATATCCTCCGCCGATAATGTAAAAAAATGTATTCACCGAATCCGACAGAGCTTTTTTCACGTCCGTCAATCCGTGGCCTCCCGCTTTCCAGTCAGGAAAAAACCACTCGCCTATTCGAATGCCACCGGTGCTCAAAAATGAAGTGTTTTCCGTGATTATTTTTTCTTCGAGCGCGGCGCTGGCGATAACCGGTTTAATGGTTGATCCGGACGGATACTCGCCTTTAATAACGCGATTAAAAAGCGGATTATCTTCATTGTCGATCAATTGCTTGTATTTATCCGCCTTCATGCCTTGAGCGAAATCATTATTGTTGTAACTCGGCAAACTTACCATGCCCAAAATCTCACCGTTTTGCGGATTCATCGCTATGGCCACTCCTTTCTTTTTCTCCGCGAGAAGTAGTTCGTTTCGCAACAATTCTTCAAGTTTTTTCTGAATATCCAAGTCAATGGTCAGCACTACGCCTTGACCTCGTTCGGCGTCTTCTTGCGCGATTATTTTCTTTTCCTTGCCTTGAGAATCGACTTCTATTTGCTTTTTCCCATGCTTGCCCTTCAATGCTTTTTCATAACTCAATTCTATGCCGCTTTTACCCGTCCGGTCGCTCAACAAATAGCCCGACTCTTTCCAATCATCGTATTCTTGCTCGGAAATCTTTCCCTCATACCCGATAATATGCGATAAACTGTTATATAAATATTCATTTGCCGACACTTCTTCAATAAATTCATATTTTCTTTTGGCGTCATACAAAACACCGACTCCGGATAAATTAGACGTGTAAACATCCAACCTCAAAGCGATGTCGTAAGGAATGTCCTCGCACAAATCAAGCGGCTCGAAATACTCACGTTGGCGCGGAGTAAACTTCCTTATGTCTTCCAGACGATCTCCCAGCGGGTAACCCACGATTTTATCCAATTCGGCAATTATTTCATTTTGCTCTTGTTCATCTTTGGGAAAATCAAACGGCGTGATGTACAAATGAAAATTAGGCACATTGGAAACCAGCGCTCTGCCCGCTCGATCATAAATAATGCCGCGCGGCGCTTTAACATACTGAATTCTGATTCTGTTTTGTTCGGCCGTGGCCAAATATTCATCCCCTTTAATCACTTGCAAATGCACCGAACGAGCCAAAAGCAAACCCAACCCCAAAAAAACGATAAATAAAAAAATATGAATAACCTTCTGGTTGATCGACAAGCCGAAATAAATTTTGTCGGATCGGTTTATATCTCTATCCGAATAATTGATATACGCTTCTTCGGTCCAAAACACACGGCTGTTTCTGGATAACGCCTTGTCTTTTATTTTCGTCAAACTGAAAATATCGGAATTCTCGGATGATTTTTTCTCTTGATCCTTTTTTTCCATAATTATGTTGCGGAATCCAAATAAACCGTCTTTAATTTTCTGGAAATAAAATTCACCAAGTAAAAAACGATTATGACGAAAATCGAGGACAAGATCAATTGCCAAACAAAACCGCTCGCCAAGAAAGACAACCTGACAAAGCCTTCCACTGTTTTATTCACATAAAAATAGTAGGATAAATACAAACTCGCGGAAAGCGACTGATAAATCAGCAAAAATATGAAATTTAAAAAAATTATAGAATAAAGAGATTTGTTGGTGAAGAATTTGTTATAAATCGCGATTAAAAGGATCGAAGCGAAAGGCACCGAAATCATGACAAAAATAAACGGCAAGGAAGATGTTAATGAGATAAATATCGCGAACACGACCGCAAATATCAAAGTGATTTTTTCTCCGTATAAAATCATGATGAAGATCAACATGGGCAAAAAAATATTAAAAGCGCTGATCGGATAAAAAAAACCCGTAA
It contains:
- the greA gene encoding transcription elongation factor GreA; this encodes MVPVLTPDGLEKIKKELDYLKNKKRREISEKIEKAKELGDLSENAEYHEAKDEQGMVEARIKELEGLLKSAVVSEASGSKEEVGVGSEVVVKSKFGEQTYKIVGYNEANPSAGFISNESPLGSAFLGKRKGQVVEVEVPAGVISYEIIEIR
- the mrdA gene encoding penicillin-binding protein 2 translates to MEKKDQEKKSSENSDIFSLTKIKDKALSRNSRVFWTEEAYINYSDRDINRSDKIYFGLSINQKVIHIFLFIVFLGLGLLLARSVHLQVIKGDEYLATAEQNRIRIQYVKAPRGIIYDRAGRALVSNVPNFHLYITPFDFPKDEQEQNEIIAELDKIVGYPLGDRLEDIRKFTPRQREYFEPLDLCEDIPYDIALRLDVYTSNLSGVGVLYDAKRKYEFIEEVSANEYLYNSLSHIIGYEGKISEQEYDDWKESGYLLSDRTGKSGIELSYEKALKGKHGKKQIEVDSQGKEKKIIAQEDAERGQGVVLTIDLDIQKKLEELLRNELLLAEKKKGVAIAMNPQNGEILGMVSLPSYNNNDFAQGMKADKYKQLIDNEDNPLFNRVIKGEYPSGSTIKPVIASAALEEKIITENTSFLSTGGIRIGEWFFPDWKAGGHGLTDVKKALSDSVNTFFYIIGGGYNNFEGLGVKKINYYAALFGFGQATGIDLAGENQGFLPTPEWKFEVKGEQWYIGDTYHLAIGQGDFLVTPLQIANMTAIMANKGKFIKPHLVNKFISVDTGEVKNVNYEVERENFISPYNLNIVRQGMRQAVTFGSAKILSGLPVTSAAKTGTAQWGTDKDAHAWFTAFAPYEDAEIAVTVLIEEGEEGSVTAAPVAYDFLKWYFAEYKKL